AATGGGCTTCTGGTTAAATAGCTTAGTTTAGGATAGGCACATCCAACAAGTCGTTCCCACCTGAGAAAATCATTGgtgagaaagaataaagaactAAGTAGAAGGATACTTCTTTTAATTAAAAGACACCTGCTTAAAAGATAGGGCTAGTAAAATGTTCAAGAATTATACCTATATGCATGTCTTCTCGCACCTGTGTACAGATAGTGAGAGTCTGGGATGGCTGAGCTGAGCAGAAGTCAATGGGAGAGTAACTTTAGTAGCAGGAATTAGTCCTGCTGTGGCCAACAGAAATTCCAGGTTCTAGGCCctatatttattattgtatttaatatttGGATCAGCCAGAGGTTAGATAATCTCTTAGTCACGTTTTACAGATGAGTCAACTGAGGTTTGGCTAAGTTAGGTAACTTGCCTACACAGATCCAGGGTAGAGTTACAGAGCCCGTATTCTGTGTGGATCCAGAGCTGTGCCCTTAACCACTGCGTCTCAGGTAAGAGCTGTAGGACTGAGTAATATGACACATTTCATGTCTAACTCACCTAAATTAGAGAACCTAAGCTTTAAAGGGTTCTAGAGCAAAATGAAGATAAGCAAGGTGAGTTGGAAAGTATAGAAATTTACATCATTGTCTGTATATAAGATAGATATATAAGGTGTATAAGGTAGAtgtatagatataaaataaatatctaagatAGATAAGAGATATAagatagatatgtagatatgatagatatataaatgtataagatATATAAGATAGAATAAACCATGCAAAGTAAGATGAATGAGGAGATTCAGATTCCCAGCTTCCCACAGGACTTCTCCCCTGACGTGTTTTCATAAGCAGCTAAAACTCTACGTCCCAGACTGACCTCATTAGTACCCCTTCCTCCTTGTCACCCCTTTACCTAAAACCTGTTCCTCCTGCTGTGGTCTTGGAGGCCTCTTCCCCTCTCTAAAGTCATCTCTcatccctctcccaccccactTTAGAACTGTGTCAAAGTTACTTTTGAATTCCTGGTGCCTAGTCCCATGCCGGGCCCACAGAAGGCATGGGTGCTTGCTGAGTGAAGGATGAATAAATATTTCAGGGCTGAGTAGCGTGCACCCCCCAAATGGACTTCCCCTACTGATGATGCACACAGGAAAATTCAAACCTTTCAACTATTTGTGTCACCCACAGATgaacaaatgcagaaaaaaaaagaaaataatcataagggaaaagagaaatacagcattaaatatttttaaaagaataataggtTATCTCAGAGTATTTAAGGGTTCTATTTCCTTTAAAACTGTGCTTTTAAAGCATAAACTATGTTCCTAGTCATTTAGTATTTGCTTATATTTGGCTGTTTTGATAAAGGCATATTTTAAGACACAATGCGGAAATTCATGGTTATAAATTTGGGGAGGAGGCAGACAGAGGAGTCACTATTTGAATCTTAATGGCCTCTTGACTAGAAGTGCTCTGCACTTGAAGTGCTCTACTCCCACCTGGTGGTGCAAGCAGAAAACtgccaaaatacattttaataattttttgtgtgtgtgtgtgtgtgtgtgtgtgtgtgtgtgtgtgtgtgtgtgtgtgtgtgtggagacccagtctcactttgttgcccaggctggagtgcagtggcgtgatcttggcttactgcaacctccgcctcccaggttcaagtgattctactgcctcactctcccaagtagctgggattacaggcgcccaccaccacgcccagctaatttttgtatttttagtagagatggtgtttcatcacattggccaggctggtctcaaactcctgacctcaggtgatccacccaccttggccttccaaattgctgggattacaggcatgagccactgcgcctggccaagaatttttttaaaaaataaataaacacacatattCAAAATGAAAGTGAGGAAGTGACTGCAATTGTCACAGACTGCAATTCATCCTAaagaatttttattctttgtcatTGCCTTACAGTGAAACCTTCTAAGCCCCTTTGTAGCATTCAAGGAAGACCAGAAACTGGCCACACTATTTCCCTTTCCTGTCTCTCTGCGCTTGGAACACCTTCCCCTGTGTACTACTGGCATAAACTTGAGGGAAGAGACATCGTGCCAGTGAAAGAAAACTTCAGTAAGTGTAACCTGCAGTAGACCCTGGAAAGGCCTGGTGTCTGTGGTTGGATGACAGCAGGAGTGTGTGGTTGGCTGCTTGACCTTACAGTTCAATCTTCTTGTTTTCTCAGTGGTGGCGGGTGGGGGGCAGGTAATGTAAAAAGAATGCTTGTCTCCCAACACGATGACTGCGTTCTGGTCTACTCCCCAAATTCTAAAAGCCAGCTCAGAGATGGTGAATATATAGAGAACAGGCATGGTCCCAGGTGAGTTAGCACTGGAACAGTCCTGAGGGGCCTAGTTGAATCCTGAACAACTCAAGAAAGAGAGGCCAATATGGGGGAGTGGGTGGACATTGACTGATCTGTTACACTGATGTTATCCGTACGCACAGAAGAGATCTCAAAAGTCTATTTCCTGGTTTCAACAGACCCAATCACCGGGATTTTGGTCATTGGAAATCTGACAAATTTTGAACAAGGTTATTACCAGTGTACTGCCATCAACAGACTTGGCAATAGTTCCTGCGAAATCGATCTCACTTCTTCACGTGAGTTGACCATACAACTTTAACAGTTTCTCCTTAAATCAAGTAGTCTGGGCCTGTCAGCCAAATAAATTAGTTAGGATCCCCGGTTAGTGCTTCCTGCTTCTCTGGAGATTTGTGTGCTTTATATACAGGCTGATATGATGAATGACCATCCTAATATCTAATGCTCACATAATAATATATGCCATATGCTGCCCTAAATCCTTTACAAAAAGCAATTTGTTTAAGCTTCACAAAATCACTAGAAGGTAAGTATtactattcaataataaaaaagaagcctTTCTGATAACAGCAGgctgaatttctctttttgatgCTGTTGGTAAATCCAGGTGACACTGTAGCTCTGACAAACATATACCTTGCAAAGATCTGCcactaataataatagtattataataataacactTGTACCCACAATCACGGTAGCTACTATTTGTGGAGCACGAATTATGCTGAGTATTATCTCACTCTTTCCTCCCAACCACCCCTATCTAGGGAGGCAGACTATTGTTGGCCTCATTTTGCTGAAAAGAACACTGAAGCTCAGGGAagtaaatgacttgcccaaggtcatccagTTAGTAACTGGCAGAGCCAGGATGCCTGTAACCTCAATTTTCCTGTTCAAAGGTGCTTACTCACTCTCTGAGTGTAAGATTTAAGACTCCTGGAATTGTCCAGTTGAGCTGACCCAGGGGCAACCCCTCACAAGGAATATCTCACCAAACATCTCAAGGATCACTTAATAACACTTAGGATCTTGTCTTTTTCAAACTTACTTTGAATTTGTGGTTTTAATATATGCCATATCCAGGGGTGTCAAGTTCCAGTGGGTTTTTGCTCTTCCTATGCAGCTgaactttcttccttttatttctcctgaAGTTTGCTCCTTTATTCTCATATCACTTTCAGCTATTTTTCCTGCATCATTTCTGTTATCTTTCTTTAGAATTCCCTCAATATCTTTTTGCCTTCTCAGGGGTACAATCATACTGCAGATGTGGAGATATGTAGGATTTGGACTTGAGCATTGCTTCCTTTCTAGTCTTTTTTCCAATGATGTCCAGCACTGCCTTCCTGTCTCCCTCCCacatcccttctttcttccttccttcctcaaatatttattgaatatctactgtgtgccagggactGTCCTAGGTGATAGAGATACAGAGATAAAGAAGATGTATGTCATAtactcaaggagctcacagttcaGCTAGAGGGAAAAACACAACTAAAACATGCTAAATCCTATAATAGAAGTCTGAACAGGGTCTATAGAGCACCAAGGGAGGAACAATTATGCTTATAGAACTGGGATGGCTTTACCAACCAAGTGCTATTTGAGCAGGATCTTGAAGGAACTTGCAAAGCCtcgtcatctataaaatgggaaagtTGAAGGATGACAGTAGAGCAGCAGGCTTAGGAGGGCAACCAGGTCATGATGGGGAAAGAGAATGGAGGGCTTCACATGGCATGTCTCTGAGGGAAAAATCACAAGAAACCGATATATCATCTGATATGTTTGAATCAattgaaagaagtttaatggtTTTGTTGGAAATTTTGGGATGAGTGATAATGCATTTATTAATCCCCAAATGAGGCAATTATTAACCTCTGggaaaatttttgtaaatgttgtaCAAGAAAGAATCATGGTATACTGTGTTCCTCAGCTGTGAACAATATTTATATAGCCATACTACTGCAAACTTGGATTTAACTAAAACTTGTGATAGAACTATTTTGGAAGAATGTGGTGGGTGTGAGGGGAGTGGTGTAAAAGAGCTCAATCTCCAACTTCTAGGGTATGAAGTtgaaagaaaatgatggaaatggaaaaaagGTAGGACATATCAGAGCAAACATAATAAAAACATGGGGGCAAGAAGACTTTTAAGAAGAGTTAAGAGTGGTTGCCTTTCGTGAATGGGACTCAGAAATGGGAAGGAGTCGGGCAGGGAACTGCTGTTTTTGTGAGACATGTAGTAGaactatttgactttttaaactatTCACTTATATGCTCTTAATCATAAAAAGTTAAAGGAATTATTATCAGGCAGCTCAAAATATAAGGTGTCCATCCTTGTGTGAGGGGAAGCAGATGGGGATGGGTTGGCTTATAACTCAGATGTGGTCTTCCAGAGACAACACCTCAGGGCTTGAAGGTCTGGTGCTCAGCTGGATAGTGTCCCACTCGTTAAGTTTGTCCATAGACCGAGACAATAAACCAGATGCCTGTTTATCAAAATGGGCATATCACTTCCCAGTGACCAGAGTGCATGAGGTTCCTTCGTAAGCATGGACGCCGTGGGGGAGGTTTTTAGGGACCAATTTCACCGGGCTCTGGGAAAGCCTAGTGAAATGTCCCTGCCTGTAACAGAGGCTTATCTCTAGTGACCAGATCACAACTCCATGGTGTCTCAAGACTCTTTTCTCTAAATCCCATTTCAAAAGCAACCCCACCTCCTCCAAGTTGGccacattttattctttatgtaCACAAATGTCAATAGTCTTCTCCCACTGTGAGTCCAAATGACAGAGTTCTAGGGGTTTCCATTTCCCTAGCCTATACAAATCATTTTCCCACTATGTGAATAGCCCTGATATTCCCCACTAGTCACAAACACACATTATAAAATGACAATATATTCCACTTTATTAACCAGCTGCTTGTATCCTTCAGATCCAGAAGTTGGAATCATTGTTGGGGCCTTGATTGGTAGCTTGGTAGGTGCCACCATCATCATCTCTGTTGTGTGCTTTGCAAGGAATAAggcaaaagcaaaggcaaaagaaagaaattctaagaCCATCGCGGAACTTGAGTAAGCCTTCATTTTGTTGTCTTTACTTGAATACAAACATTTCTCAGTCATGTCTCTTTCAGTCATCAATTCCTAAGCACTCCTTTTAGCATAAGATATCAGAGGTATCTTTCTGTTTACTCTcattgaatttaaaaaagaatgatgatggctgctatttattgagtgctgtgtgccaggctctgttctaagcactttatgtacATCAACTCATTTAGCTATCACAACCGTTTTAGGTCCAAGAAAACGTTTTCATATATAGTACTAACATACTTGTCTTTATACCAACACAgtcatgaaatataattttaattttttttatggaaCAAGAGACCCACAAGGACAGTGCCCAGGGAACACGGAAGTTAGAATGTGGCCCAGCCCACAGCCCATGCTCTTAATGACTCTATTTCTTCCCTAGTGTGTAccacactcattcattttttcatCTCCTTGCTTCTACAACTATATATTGGGTATCAACCAGGTGCCAAGTATTGTACTAGATGGAGTGAGAAATAGAGATGCATCAGAGCTATGGATTTGGACCTTAAAGACCTTATTAGATTCTTAGACTCTTTCATTCTGACATTAGTTTTCCCACCTTGAAACACTGCTCTTTCTTAAACTTTCATGATATTGTTGAGACCTAACCTTTCTGAACTCAAAATGACGTATGGCCTGACAATGAGTCAGAATATCAGAAATAACAGATTTCCTGAAGTTTGGGACCTGTGGTCATTGAAGCTACAGAACATATGGTTTCACATGAAATTTCAAAGTTAGCATCTCCCTAACTTGTTCTTTTCTGGGCCTTCTTTCTTGCAGGCCAATGACAAAGATAAACCCAAGGGGAGAAAGCGAAGCAATGCCAACAGAAGACGCTACCCAACTAGAAGTAACTCTACCATCTTCCATTCATGAGACTGGCCCTGATACCATCCAAGAACCAGACTATGAGCCAAAGCCTACTCAGGAGCCTGCCCCAGAGCCTGCCTCAGGATCAGAGCCTATGGCAGTGCCTGACCTTGACATcgagctggagctggagccagAAACGCAGTCGGAATtggagccagagccagagccagagccagagtcAGAGCCTGGGGTTGTAGTTGAGCCCTTAAGTGAAGATGAAAAGGGAGTGGTTAAGGCATAGGCTGGTGGCCTAAGTACAGCATTAATCATTAAGGAACCCATTACTGCCATTTGGAATTCAAATAACCTaaccaacctccacctcctccttccaTTTTGACCAACCTTCTTCTAACAAGGTGCTCATTCCTACTATGAATCCAGAATAAACACGCCAAGATAACAACTAAATCAGCAAGGGTTCCTGTATTACCAATATAGAATACTAACAATTTTACTAACATGTAAGCATAACAAATGACAAGGCAAGTGATTTCTAACTTAGTTGAGTTTTGCAACAGTACCTGTGTtgttatttcagaaaatattatttctctctttttaactactcttttttttttttttttttagacagagtcttgctccgtcacgcAGGCTGTGATcgtagtggcgcgatctaggctcactgcaacctccgccccctgggttcaagtgattctcctgcctgagccttctgagtagctgggtctacaggcacgtgccaccatgcctggctaatttttttgtatttttagtagagacggggtttcaccttgttagccaggatggtctccatctcttgacctcatgatctgcccaccttggcttcccaaagttctgggattacaggcatgagccactgcgcccggcctctttttagCTACTCTTATGTTCCACATGCACATATGACAAGGTGGCATTAATTAGATTCAATATTATTTCTAGGAATAGttcctcattcatttttatgttgaccactaagaaaataattcatcagCATTATCTCATAGATTGGAAAATTTTCTCCAAATACAATAGAGGAGAATATGTAAAGGGTATACATTAATTGGTACATAGCATTTAAAATCAGGTCTTATAATTAATGCTTCATTCCTCATATTAGATTTCCCAAGAAATCACCCTGGTATCCAATATCTGAGCatggcaaatttaaaaaataacacaatttcatgcctgtaaccctagcactttgggaggccgaggcaggtggatcacctgaggtcaggagttcgagaccagcctggccaacatggcgaaaccccttctctactaaaaatacaaaaattagctgggcgtggtagcgcgtgcctgtaatcccagctacttgggaggctgaggcaggagaatcgcttgaacccaggagatggaggttgcagtaagccgagattgtgccactgcactccaacctgggtgacagagtgagattccatctcaaaaacaaaaaca
This genomic stretch from Pongo pygmaeus isolate AG05252 chromosome X, NHGRI_mPonPyg2-v2.0_pri, whole genome shotgun sequence harbors:
- the VSIG1 gene encoding V-set and immunoglobulin domain-containing protein 1 isoform X1; its protein translation is MVFAFWKVFLILSCLAGQVSVVQVTIPDGFVNVTVGSNVTLICIYTTTVASREQLSIQWSFFHKKEMEPISHSSCLSTEGMEEKAVSQCLKMMHARDARGRCSWTSQIYFSQGGQAVAIGQFKDRITGSNDPGNASITISHMQPADSGIYICDVNNPPDFLGQNQGVLNVSVLVKPSKPLCSIQGRPETGHTISLSCLSALGTPSPVYYWHKLEGRDIVPVKENFNPITGILVIGNLTNFEQGYYQCTAINRLGNSSCEIDLTSSHPEVGIIVGALIGSLVGATIIISVVCFARNKAKAKAKERNSKTIAELEPMTKINPRGESEAMPTEDATQLEVTLPSSIHETGPDTIQEPDYEPKPTQEPAPEPASGSEPMAVPDLDIELELEPETQSELEPEPEPEPESEPGVVVEPLSEDEKGVVKA
- the VSIG1 gene encoding V-set and immunoglobulin domain-containing protein 1 isoform X2 — its product is MVFAFWKVFLILSCLAGQVSVVQVTIPDGFVNVTVGSNVTLICIYTTTVASREQLSIQWSFFHKKEMEPISIYFSQGGQAVAIGQFKDRITGSNDPGNASITISHMQPADSGIYICDVNNPPDFLGQNQGVLNVSVLVKPSKPLCSIQGRPETGHTISLSCLSALGTPSPVYYWHKLEGRDIVPVKENFNPITGILVIGNLTNFEQGYYQCTAINRLGNSSCEIDLTSSHPEVGIIVGALIGSLVGATIIISVVCFARNKAKAKAKERNSKTIAELEPMTKINPRGESEAMPTEDATQLEVTLPSSIHETGPDTIQEPDYEPKPTQEPAPEPASGSEPMAVPDLDIELELEPETQSELEPEPEPEPESEPGVVVEPLSEDEKGVVKA